Proteins encoded in a region of the Acipenser ruthenus chromosome 11, fAciRut3.2 maternal haplotype, whole genome shotgun sequence genome:
- the pde1a gene encoding dual specificity calcium/calmodulin-dependent 3',5'-cyclic nucleotide phosphodiesterase 1A isoform X3, with protein sequence MGNHVPACSFSESTSVRDSVSRTFTMDSSVTNKEEVENNPLKYLKAEQTGKMWLRLRGILRCLVKQLEKGEVNVLDLKKNIEYAASVLEAVYIDETRQLLDTEDELCDIHSDAVPSEVRDWLASTFTKKMGVARRRPDEKPKFRSIVHAVQAGIFVDRMFRKTSVLVGLTYPPAVVEVLKDVDKWSFNVFALNEAGGEHALRFLVYELFTRYDLISRFRVPISALLNFVEALEVGYSKYKNPYHNLVHAADVTQTLHYFMVHTGLMHSLTELDIFAMVFAAAIHDFEHTGTTNNFHIQTRSDVAILYNDRSVLENHHISAAYRLMQEPEMNILANLSKDDWRELRTLVVDMVLYTDMSGHFQHIKNIKNALQQPEGVDKSKAMSLMLHTADISHPAKSWELHHRWTNALMEEFFRQGDKEAELGLPFSPLCDRKSTLVAQSQIGFIDFIVEPTFSVLTDVTEKIVTPLIEEHLHSGGSGLQKSSVNSGGAGGVVESVQKHSKKVSTEDQGSSTDYSLSSIDLKGFRCNWVDIMHQNKERWKELAVQEQARKERESTNNGCKHSDKKSEVTEITEVKLTRTDSEKDSDSVSELKSPCELNTTSCNSSQNSNSTSAPQRTQQQADSSLSNSTVREGISDRPPWNGEHQSSASIEDETEKP encoded by the exons attAAGATGTTTGGTGAAGCAGCTGGAAAAAGGTGAAGTGAATGTGCTGGACCTTAAGAAGAACATAGAATATGCAGCATCTGTTTTGGAAGCTGTGTACATTGACGAAACAAG ACAGTTATTGGACACTGAAGACGAACTCTGTGATATCCACTCGGATGCAGTCCCTTCGGAGGTTCGGGATTGGCTGGCCTCCACCTTTACCAAGAAGATGGGTGTGGCTAGGAGGAGACCAGACGAGAAGCCCAAGTTTCGCAGCATAGTCCACGCAGTGCAAGCAGGAATTTTTGTAGATAG GATGTTTCGAAAGACTTCTGTCTTGGTTGGGCTAACATACCCTCCGGCTGTTGTTGAAGTTTTAAAG GATGTAGACAAATGGTCTTTCAATGTCTTTGCCCTAAACGAAGCGGGAGGAGAACATGCCTTGAGGTTCTTGGTCTATGAACTCTTCACCAGATATGATCTTATCTCTCGATTCAGG GTCCCTATAAGTGCACTCCTCAACTTTGTTGAAGCATTGGAAGTTGGGTATAGCAAGTACAAAAACCCTTACCACAATCTAGTCCATGCAGCTGATGTTACCCAGACTTTACACTATTTTATGGTTCATACAGGTTTGATG CACTCCTTAACAGAACTGGACATTTTTGCAATGGTTTTTGCAGCTGCCATCCATGACTTTGAACACACAGGGACCACAAACAACTTCCACATTCAAACCAG GTCAGACGTTGCAATCTTGTACAATGACCGTTCTGTCCTTGAAAATCACCACATTAGTGCTGCGTATAGACTCATGCAAGAGCCTGAAATGAATATCCTGGCCAACCTGTCAAAAGATGATTGGCG GGAACTTCGTACATTGGTGGTTGATATGGTTTTATATACAGATATGTCTGGCCATTTCCAgcacattaaaaacataaaaaatgcgCTGCAGCAGCCTGAAGG AGTAGACAAGTCAAAAGCCATGTCCCTCATGCTGCATACAGCCGATATAAGCCACCCTGCAAAATCCTGGGAACTGCACCACAGATGGACAAACGCTCTGATGGAGGAATTCTTTAGACAG GGAGACAAAGAAGCTGAACTGGGGTTGCCTTTCTCACCTCTTTGTGATCGCAAGTCCACATTGGTAGCCCAGTCACAGATAG gttttattgatttcattGTAGAACCAACTTTCTCTGTTCTGACTGATGTGACGGAGAAGATAGTAACTCCTCTTATAGAGGAACATTTACATTCGGGGGGCTCTGGGCTCCAAAAGTCcag CGTGAACAGCGGGGGAGCAGGCGGTGTTGTTGAATCTgtacaaaaacacagtaaaaaggtTTCCACAGAAGATCAAGGGTCTTCCACAGACTATTCCTTGTCCAGCATTGATCTGAAAGGATTCAGATGCAACTGGGTGGATATAATGCATCAGAACAAGGAGAGATGGAAAGAGTTAGCTGTTCAAG AACAAGCAAGAAAAGAAAGAGAATCAACTAACAATGGCTGCAAGCACAGTGACAAGAAAAGTGAAGTCACAGAAATTACAGAAGTCAAATTAACAAGGACCGATTCTGAGAAGGACAGTGATTCGGTGTCAGAGTTGAAGTCCCCCTGTGAACTGAACACAACTTCTTGTAATTCTTCCCAGAACTCTAATTCTACTTCTGCGCCACAGAGGACACAGCAACAGGCTGACTCTTCACTTTCCAATTCCACTGTTCGGGAAGGTATTTCTGACAGACCCCCATGGAACG GAGAGCATCAGTCATCTGCAAGTATTGAGGACGAAACTGAGAAGCCTTAA
- the pde1a gene encoding dual specificity calcium/calmodulin-dependent 3',5'-cyclic nucleotide phosphodiesterase 1A isoform X1: protein MGNHVPACSFSESTSVRDSVSRTFTMDSSVTNKEEVENNPLKYLKAEQTGKMWLRLRGMQKYKNTSQRLRCLVKQLEKGEVNVLDLKKNIEYAASVLEAVYIDETRQLLDTEDELCDIHSDAVPSEVRDWLASTFTKKMGVARRRPDEKPKFRSIVHAVQAGIFVDRMFRKTSVLVGLTYPPAVVEVLKDVDKWSFNVFALNEAGGEHALRFLVYELFTRYDLISRFRVPISALLNFVEALEVGYSKYKNPYHNLVHAADVTQTLHYFMVHTGLMHSLTELDIFAMVFAAAIHDFEHTGTTNNFHIQTRSDVAILYNDRSVLENHHISAAYRLMQEPEMNILANLSKDDWRELRTLVVDMVLYTDMSGHFQHIKNIKNALQQPEGVDKSKAMSLMLHTADISHPAKSWELHHRWTNALMEEFFRQGDKEAELGLPFSPLCDRKSTLVAQSQIGFIDFIVEPTFSVLTDVTEKIVTPLIEEHLHSGGSGLQKSSVNSGGAGGVVESVQKHSKKVSTEDQGSSTDYSLSSIDLKGFRCNWVDIMHQNKERWKELAVQEQARKERESTNNGCKHSDKKSEVTEITEVKLTRTDSEKDSDSVSELKSPCELNTTSCNSSQNSNSTSAPQRTQQQADSSLSNSTVREGISDRPPWNGEHQSSASIEDETEKP, encoded by the exons attAAGATGTTTGGTGAAGCAGCTGGAAAAAGGTGAAGTGAATGTGCTGGACCTTAAGAAGAACATAGAATATGCAGCATCTGTTTTGGAAGCTGTGTACATTGACGAAACAAG ACAGTTATTGGACACTGAAGACGAACTCTGTGATATCCACTCGGATGCAGTCCCTTCGGAGGTTCGGGATTGGCTGGCCTCCACCTTTACCAAGAAGATGGGTGTGGCTAGGAGGAGACCAGACGAGAAGCCCAAGTTTCGCAGCATAGTCCACGCAGTGCAAGCAGGAATTTTTGTAGATAG GATGTTTCGAAAGACTTCTGTCTTGGTTGGGCTAACATACCCTCCGGCTGTTGTTGAAGTTTTAAAG GATGTAGACAAATGGTCTTTCAATGTCTTTGCCCTAAACGAAGCGGGAGGAGAACATGCCTTGAGGTTCTTGGTCTATGAACTCTTCACCAGATATGATCTTATCTCTCGATTCAGG GTCCCTATAAGTGCACTCCTCAACTTTGTTGAAGCATTGGAAGTTGGGTATAGCAAGTACAAAAACCCTTACCACAATCTAGTCCATGCAGCTGATGTTACCCAGACTTTACACTATTTTATGGTTCATACAGGTTTGATG CACTCCTTAACAGAACTGGACATTTTTGCAATGGTTTTTGCAGCTGCCATCCATGACTTTGAACACACAGGGACCACAAACAACTTCCACATTCAAACCAG GTCAGACGTTGCAATCTTGTACAATGACCGTTCTGTCCTTGAAAATCACCACATTAGTGCTGCGTATAGACTCATGCAAGAGCCTGAAATGAATATCCTGGCCAACCTGTCAAAAGATGATTGGCG GGAACTTCGTACATTGGTGGTTGATATGGTTTTATATACAGATATGTCTGGCCATTTCCAgcacattaaaaacataaaaaatgcgCTGCAGCAGCCTGAAGG AGTAGACAAGTCAAAAGCCATGTCCCTCATGCTGCATACAGCCGATATAAGCCACCCTGCAAAATCCTGGGAACTGCACCACAGATGGACAAACGCTCTGATGGAGGAATTCTTTAGACAG GGAGACAAAGAAGCTGAACTGGGGTTGCCTTTCTCACCTCTTTGTGATCGCAAGTCCACATTGGTAGCCCAGTCACAGATAG gttttattgatttcattGTAGAACCAACTTTCTCTGTTCTGACTGATGTGACGGAGAAGATAGTAACTCCTCTTATAGAGGAACATTTACATTCGGGGGGCTCTGGGCTCCAAAAGTCcag CGTGAACAGCGGGGGAGCAGGCGGTGTTGTTGAATCTgtacaaaaacacagtaaaaaggtTTCCACAGAAGATCAAGGGTCTTCCACAGACTATTCCTTGTCCAGCATTGATCTGAAAGGATTCAGATGCAACTGGGTGGATATAATGCATCAGAACAAGGAGAGATGGAAAGAGTTAGCTGTTCAAG AACAAGCAAGAAAAGAAAGAGAATCAACTAACAATGGCTGCAAGCACAGTGACAAGAAAAGTGAAGTCACAGAAATTACAGAAGTCAAATTAACAAGGACCGATTCTGAGAAGGACAGTGATTCGGTGTCAGAGTTGAAGTCCCCCTGTGAACTGAACACAACTTCTTGTAATTCTTCCCAGAACTCTAATTCTACTTCTGCGCCACAGAGGACACAGCAACAGGCTGACTCTTCACTTTCCAATTCCACTGTTCGGGAAGGTATTTCTGACAGACCCCCATGGAACG GAGAGCATCAGTCATCTGCAAGTATTGAGGACGAAACTGAGAAGCCTTAA
- the pde1a gene encoding dual specificity calcium/calmodulin-dependent 3',5'-cyclic nucleotide phosphodiesterase 1A isoform X2 — protein sequence MYLCAKEQLYSVLCAQGASFEQTFTMDSSVTNKEEVENNPLKYLKAEQTGKMWLRLRGMQKYKNTSQRLRCLVKQLEKGEVNVLDLKKNIEYAASVLEAVYIDETRQLLDTEDELCDIHSDAVPSEVRDWLASTFTKKMGVARRRPDEKPKFRSIVHAVQAGIFVDRMFRKTSVLVGLTYPPAVVEVLKDVDKWSFNVFALNEAGGEHALRFLVYELFTRYDLISRFRVPISALLNFVEALEVGYSKYKNPYHNLVHAADVTQTLHYFMVHTGLMHSLTELDIFAMVFAAAIHDFEHTGTTNNFHIQTRSDVAILYNDRSVLENHHISAAYRLMQEPEMNILANLSKDDWRELRTLVVDMVLYTDMSGHFQHIKNIKNALQQPEGVDKSKAMSLMLHTADISHPAKSWELHHRWTNALMEEFFRQGDKEAELGLPFSPLCDRKSTLVAQSQIGFIDFIVEPTFSVLTDVTEKIVTPLIEEHLHSGGSGLQKSSVNSGGAGGVVESVQKHSKKVSTEDQGSSTDYSLSSIDLKGFRCNWVDIMHQNKERWKELAVQEQARKERESTNNGCKHSDKKSEVTEITEVKLTRTDSEKDSDSVSELKSPCELNTTSCNSSQNSNSTSAPQRTQQQADSSLSNSTVREGISDRPPWNGEHQSSASIEDETEKP from the exons attAAGATGTTTGGTGAAGCAGCTGGAAAAAGGTGAAGTGAATGTGCTGGACCTTAAGAAGAACATAGAATATGCAGCATCTGTTTTGGAAGCTGTGTACATTGACGAAACAAG ACAGTTATTGGACACTGAAGACGAACTCTGTGATATCCACTCGGATGCAGTCCCTTCGGAGGTTCGGGATTGGCTGGCCTCCACCTTTACCAAGAAGATGGGTGTGGCTAGGAGGAGACCAGACGAGAAGCCCAAGTTTCGCAGCATAGTCCACGCAGTGCAAGCAGGAATTTTTGTAGATAG GATGTTTCGAAAGACTTCTGTCTTGGTTGGGCTAACATACCCTCCGGCTGTTGTTGAAGTTTTAAAG GATGTAGACAAATGGTCTTTCAATGTCTTTGCCCTAAACGAAGCGGGAGGAGAACATGCCTTGAGGTTCTTGGTCTATGAACTCTTCACCAGATATGATCTTATCTCTCGATTCAGG GTCCCTATAAGTGCACTCCTCAACTTTGTTGAAGCATTGGAAGTTGGGTATAGCAAGTACAAAAACCCTTACCACAATCTAGTCCATGCAGCTGATGTTACCCAGACTTTACACTATTTTATGGTTCATACAGGTTTGATG CACTCCTTAACAGAACTGGACATTTTTGCAATGGTTTTTGCAGCTGCCATCCATGACTTTGAACACACAGGGACCACAAACAACTTCCACATTCAAACCAG GTCAGACGTTGCAATCTTGTACAATGACCGTTCTGTCCTTGAAAATCACCACATTAGTGCTGCGTATAGACTCATGCAAGAGCCTGAAATGAATATCCTGGCCAACCTGTCAAAAGATGATTGGCG GGAACTTCGTACATTGGTGGTTGATATGGTTTTATATACAGATATGTCTGGCCATTTCCAgcacattaaaaacataaaaaatgcgCTGCAGCAGCCTGAAGG AGTAGACAAGTCAAAAGCCATGTCCCTCATGCTGCATACAGCCGATATAAGCCACCCTGCAAAATCCTGGGAACTGCACCACAGATGGACAAACGCTCTGATGGAGGAATTCTTTAGACAG GGAGACAAAGAAGCTGAACTGGGGTTGCCTTTCTCACCTCTTTGTGATCGCAAGTCCACATTGGTAGCCCAGTCACAGATAG gttttattgatttcattGTAGAACCAACTTTCTCTGTTCTGACTGATGTGACGGAGAAGATAGTAACTCCTCTTATAGAGGAACATTTACATTCGGGGGGCTCTGGGCTCCAAAAGTCcag CGTGAACAGCGGGGGAGCAGGCGGTGTTGTTGAATCTgtacaaaaacacagtaaaaaggtTTCCACAGAAGATCAAGGGTCTTCCACAGACTATTCCTTGTCCAGCATTGATCTGAAAGGATTCAGATGCAACTGGGTGGATATAATGCATCAGAACAAGGAGAGATGGAAAGAGTTAGCTGTTCAAG AACAAGCAAGAAAAGAAAGAGAATCAACTAACAATGGCTGCAAGCACAGTGACAAGAAAAGTGAAGTCACAGAAATTACAGAAGTCAAATTAACAAGGACCGATTCTGAGAAGGACAGTGATTCGGTGTCAGAGTTGAAGTCCCCCTGTGAACTGAACACAACTTCTTGTAATTCTTCCCAGAACTCTAATTCTACTTCTGCGCCACAGAGGACACAGCAACAGGCTGACTCTTCACTTTCCAATTCCACTGTTCGGGAAGGTATTTCTGACAGACCCCCATGGAACG GAGAGCATCAGTCATCTGCAAGTATTGAGGACGAAACTGAGAAGCCTTAA
- the pde1a gene encoding dual specificity calcium/calmodulin-dependent 3',5'-cyclic nucleotide phosphodiesterase 1A isoform X4: protein MDCVTIKRKLLHRPIFRLRCLVKQLEKGEVNVLDLKKNIEYAASVLEAVYIDETRQLLDTEDELCDIHSDAVPSEVRDWLASTFTKKMGVARRRPDEKPKFRSIVHAVQAGIFVDRMFRKTSVLVGLTYPPAVVEVLKDVDKWSFNVFALNEAGGEHALRFLVYELFTRYDLISRFRVPISALLNFVEALEVGYSKYKNPYHNLVHAADVTQTLHYFMVHTGLMHSLTELDIFAMVFAAAIHDFEHTGTTNNFHIQTRSDVAILYNDRSVLENHHISAAYRLMQEPEMNILANLSKDDWRELRTLVVDMVLYTDMSGHFQHIKNIKNALQQPEGVDKSKAMSLMLHTADISHPAKSWELHHRWTNALMEEFFRQGDKEAELGLPFSPLCDRKSTLVAQSQIGFIDFIVEPTFSVLTDVTEKIVTPLIEEHLHSGGSGLQKSSVNSGGAGGVVESVQKHSKKVSTEDQGSSTDYSLSSIDLKGFRCNWVDIMHQNKERWKELAVQEQARKERESTNNGCKHSDKKSEVTEITEVKLTRTDSEKDSDSVSELKSPCELNTTSCNSSQNSNSTSAPQRTQQQADSSLSNSTVREGISDRPPWNGEHQSSASIEDETEKP from the exons attAAGATGTTTGGTGAAGCAGCTGGAAAAAGGTGAAGTGAATGTGCTGGACCTTAAGAAGAACATAGAATATGCAGCATCTGTTTTGGAAGCTGTGTACATTGACGAAACAAG ACAGTTATTGGACACTGAAGACGAACTCTGTGATATCCACTCGGATGCAGTCCCTTCGGAGGTTCGGGATTGGCTGGCCTCCACCTTTACCAAGAAGATGGGTGTGGCTAGGAGGAGACCAGACGAGAAGCCCAAGTTTCGCAGCATAGTCCACGCAGTGCAAGCAGGAATTTTTGTAGATAG GATGTTTCGAAAGACTTCTGTCTTGGTTGGGCTAACATACCCTCCGGCTGTTGTTGAAGTTTTAAAG GATGTAGACAAATGGTCTTTCAATGTCTTTGCCCTAAACGAAGCGGGAGGAGAACATGCCTTGAGGTTCTTGGTCTATGAACTCTTCACCAGATATGATCTTATCTCTCGATTCAGG GTCCCTATAAGTGCACTCCTCAACTTTGTTGAAGCATTGGAAGTTGGGTATAGCAAGTACAAAAACCCTTACCACAATCTAGTCCATGCAGCTGATGTTACCCAGACTTTACACTATTTTATGGTTCATACAGGTTTGATG CACTCCTTAACAGAACTGGACATTTTTGCAATGGTTTTTGCAGCTGCCATCCATGACTTTGAACACACAGGGACCACAAACAACTTCCACATTCAAACCAG GTCAGACGTTGCAATCTTGTACAATGACCGTTCTGTCCTTGAAAATCACCACATTAGTGCTGCGTATAGACTCATGCAAGAGCCTGAAATGAATATCCTGGCCAACCTGTCAAAAGATGATTGGCG GGAACTTCGTACATTGGTGGTTGATATGGTTTTATATACAGATATGTCTGGCCATTTCCAgcacattaaaaacataaaaaatgcgCTGCAGCAGCCTGAAGG AGTAGACAAGTCAAAAGCCATGTCCCTCATGCTGCATACAGCCGATATAAGCCACCCTGCAAAATCCTGGGAACTGCACCACAGATGGACAAACGCTCTGATGGAGGAATTCTTTAGACAG GGAGACAAAGAAGCTGAACTGGGGTTGCCTTTCTCACCTCTTTGTGATCGCAAGTCCACATTGGTAGCCCAGTCACAGATAG gttttattgatttcattGTAGAACCAACTTTCTCTGTTCTGACTGATGTGACGGAGAAGATAGTAACTCCTCTTATAGAGGAACATTTACATTCGGGGGGCTCTGGGCTCCAAAAGTCcag CGTGAACAGCGGGGGAGCAGGCGGTGTTGTTGAATCTgtacaaaaacacagtaaaaaggtTTCCACAGAAGATCAAGGGTCTTCCACAGACTATTCCTTGTCCAGCATTGATCTGAAAGGATTCAGATGCAACTGGGTGGATATAATGCATCAGAACAAGGAGAGATGGAAAGAGTTAGCTGTTCAAG AACAAGCAAGAAAAGAAAGAGAATCAACTAACAATGGCTGCAAGCACAGTGACAAGAAAAGTGAAGTCACAGAAATTACAGAAGTCAAATTAACAAGGACCGATTCTGAGAAGGACAGTGATTCGGTGTCAGAGTTGAAGTCCCCCTGTGAACTGAACACAACTTCTTGTAATTCTTCCCAGAACTCTAATTCTACTTCTGCGCCACAGAGGACACAGCAACAGGCTGACTCTTCACTTTCCAATTCCACTGTTCGGGAAGGTATTTCTGACAGACCCCCATGGAACG GAGAGCATCAGTCATCTGCAAGTATTGAGGACGAAACTGAGAAGCCTTAA